The nucleotide window GTTTTTGGGTATTGCTTCATCATTTGCAAAACATTTGGATGTGTGGTTAAAAAAAGACAGGCCCTCGTTTCAGTCTGATTTCCTATGATCCAGACTCCAATCACAATTATCACTGCCAGTTTTCTCACTGTGAAGACTGTGTCCCTAAGTTTATGAATACAGTGTCTTTCCTTCAAAGTTCCTTTGTTAccagctgcactgctgtgctgcacatATAAAAATCCAATGTGCGGGAGGCTGCTCTCAGAATCTGAGAGAATCTGactgctgcaggacacagacAGCTGCATTGTGGAACTTTAGAGGATTTCACCATGAGAACCCATTGAAAACCACAACAACCAGAAGGGAAGTTTGAGGCAATAACATCCTGGAGTGACAGTAACAGTTTTCCTCACTCCCACCccctttctattttctttctgccctCTCTGACATGGGTCATTTGTTTGACTCAAAAATACCCTACTAGGTTAAACAGGGCCTGTTTCATACACTAGAAAACAGCTCCATATGGTTAAGAGTCTAATTTCAATAATTTGGTTTGAGTATTCATTATTCTAAAAGACACTTCTAGGCTACTTTCCATGTCAACATCTAGTTTACTGTTAGACAGTTCCCCATCTAAATATAGTCTcaacaggaaggaaggaaggaaggaaagaaagaaagaattgatTTTCTTAAGATGAACAGaatcttattatttttaaaaaaagtcaaaatataaGCTTGTACCATGATGGAATACAGAGGCAAAAGCAAGGCCTGTTGTTGCTCTAGATTCTTCTGATGTGAATACTTTTAAAGTTTGAGCCTCTTAACATCGAGAGATTAGCTTCTGtttaacttttcattttcaatgaGTAACTGTTGATACCAGGAAACCCAAAGTCCTCTGCTGCACCATACAGTACTTCCCATTTTCTATATGACACTGAGGATTTGACAGCAACTTACCTGACACTGCTTTAATATGAAGCATGTTTCCAGACCTCTTTGTTGTAAAGATTTTCTACATCATGAATTCTGAAAAGCTGCATCACCAAAAAGGGTATCTGACTTAAACAAAATGattattctttttcctgcccAAATCCTAGTACTTTTACGGCTGGAGTTGGCAGTAGGGCCACCCTCCTCATTCAAAGACTGGACAACATCAGCTTGGGGGTTGATATTTGATGACTGACTAATCTCCAGCAGACACCATTCCTCTGAGCTCCCTTCCATGCCAGCAGCTTACACTACAGCCTGCAAAGCTCAAAGTGCCAAGTGCCTTCTCACTGCCCCATCCAACCCCTACCAAATGACAAGTTTTAACCCTTCATTCACCTAAATAAGAGGTTTTGATTTCATTTCTGACATTTCAGTATCTTTTCTCCCTAAAGAATCCTTCACCTTACCGACTTCTTCTTCTGCTCACCACCTCTCTTCTCACTCTTTTTGTAGGTCTCATATGTGGTGGGATCAGTGCACCACAAACATTCTGTCCACTTGCCATAGATCACACACAgcttcttcctgctgcagagaaagcaaaggaCACTGAGCTCTTCCTTCTTACTGAGCCTTCTAAGCCTAGCCCTGCAGATTCTGATCTGTATTAAATACCCAGCTTCCTACTTCACCACATTTTATGTTTCTATTTGCAGATTTCACAGAATGGGTGACTCTTAGAAAACACAGATGTTTGATAAGGCAAAGAAAAGGTTTCAGCTCATTCCAGCCCTCCAGAACAGATCCTCATGACAGTCACATGCTTTTGCCACTGCTAAATGAATGTGGGTACATCAAAGCCAATTATAATACAGAGACTCAGAGTCACAAAACAGGTTTGGGTTAATTAAAAACTTCTAACAACCACATTCTcattatttaaaactgaagacTGGAATTATGACTGTACAATAGTAAATCAGTTGCAACTACTCTGcattttccctttatttccaAAAGCTGGACTGGAGAGTTTTTCTAATAACGCTTGAAAATGATCATCTTGGAGTCAGGGGGTTTAATACTgacacagagaacaaaaatggGTTACAAATTACATTGGTAGCAACTTTACAGTCACATCAGCTGTGGTCACTATGCAAGCAAAAGAAATGCCCCAGTGTTTAAAAACAGAGAGATCAAGAGGCTTTTATCACTTACTGCTTGTCCTGGATATATCCCTCTACTCTGTGAAGCTCTTTCCCAAACAGTCCACACGGTTTAAAATTAAGGACACATTTATCTCCAGTACTGTGGAGGAAATAAGTACACGCTTAGAGAAGCAAGCccacaaatacattaaaaaatttacttttcaaaCTTACTTAGCTTTTTTAATATAGTTACAGTTAGCTGGTGGTTAGTTATatacacaattatttttatttaactatGGTTTATTGTCTGACCCGGGCATTAAAAATAGCACACAAATTTCAAAATTCCACAGAACTAACAAATTTTGTGCAAGTACAGGAGACAGGATTGCAGATTTCAATCTGTGAGAAGTATTAAACAGCAGCTCATTGGACTGAAGCTCTCATTTATTGAGAGAGCAACACATGCAGGAGTAATAGCTCTCACAAAATTCCCTCCCTCATCATTTAGAaggtaatttattttatgtaagtAAAAAGCTTTTATACAGGCAGTTGACAGAGCAGTTGATGCTCTCTAAATTCACATTTCCCAACTCTACAgtcatttttctgtgctgtgccctTAATTTAAGACATTCTCCATTATCTAAACTAAAAAAGTGACAAATCACAATCAACACCGAGGAGGTCCAATCTGCCTCTgacaattatttcatttaatggTTCTGGagttaaatttaatttctgttctctgttaATGGGGCTGAATTTGGATGGATAACTCACAGATGTAAAACCTTTGCACTCCATAGGCCATCTGGCTTTGTGCCTTTTCATTAATAACGTTATGATAGTAAGCCCAGGCCTAGGGATAATTTGCATTTATCAGGAGAAgtaaaaaacaaccccacaaaaagacaaaaaaaatccccacgAGACTTTGGAGCTACAAAACAAAGCTTCCTGTGTGTCTGACAAAAATCAAATCTGCTCTGTAACACAATGACCACAACAATCCCTACAGCCCCTGGGTTCATGATCAGCATTACCTGTGATTTACAATTTCTACCACTCCGTACTGCTCTAACCACAGTTTACCAATAATTACATTATGTACACAACAGGTTGGATTTGTCCATGTGTAAGCTTCATTGTGCCTGTCAAGGAAATAAGAGAAGGAAATCATTTTCTTGAGCATGAGATGGAATGCAAGCCTGTTTTCAATTCTGTTCATGGCAGGGCAAAATATGTAACACTCCTCTGAACAGCCAGCACTCAGCTTCATAACAGAAGAGGAACAGACTGTTCTTTACAAGCCAACAATGTGTTGTATCCAAACACTGGTGCAAGTTCATACAGTGATATTACccttatttttctcccttctcacATAAGTTTTACAGCTGCTGTGCCTTGGATTACAAATTTCAGCCCTACATAAAGTGCAGTTCAGGAATTCATCTTTTAAATTTGCACTTGTAAAGTTGTAAGTGATAAAACATAATATCTGCAGGAGAACCAGACTAACAAACTAATGCCCAATAGTATCTTCTATTCAATTGCTGCAGCAGTAAATTGCGTAAGTGGTTTCCACAAACACGTCACAAGTTTCCTCATCAGTATTTGAggcctgttccagtgccacTAAAGGTAATTTTGGGGTGTGAgtggtttttgctttgtttaagTCAGTTATTTAACACTAGTGGGACACAACAGCACTACTGCAAGCTCCACAAccatgacattttaaaattcagtttactATTCAATTCCATCCTTTCCCCAAAGATTtactgagaaaaaggaaaaatcctagAATTGATTTTccatttgatttcatttttggTTTATTGTTTTGTGAAAATCTTTAAAGGTGAGTTAATACAGTCTAAATCCCTAAAAGACATTATCATATAAATGATCAAAAAGTTAAACAACAGGATCCTATTGTCAATAGCAGAGTCAAAGCCACCTATTCACACTCATCTTTCCACGCGGGTAGGAGAAATACTGAAGTTACCTGGTTGGCAGTCAATCCATCTTAGGAAAGCTTGTAAACTctattttaatacaaaacacagaaaaagcagtgtCCTCTGTAAAAAGTGCCTTGTACTTCTACATCCAGTGAGCATGGAGAGAACACTCCTAGCTAATGTTTCCAACCCATCTGTCATTTTCCAGTACAGAGAAATAACAGATCATTGAAGTCTCACTATTTCCCACAGCTCCTTTTCTTCAAGGAGTCTTTAGAACAATGACAACTCTTcaactggggggaaaaaaaaccagaatccCTCAAATTCTTCCCCCCAGCCTTTAAACACAGTTTTATTCCTGAACTATTTTGACAGCAGAAGCTTTATAGcataaaccaaaacacaacacaaGGCACTTATGGTCAGTGCTGATGAACTGAAGCACTTATTGTGTTGGAGAAGTGAGGGAAAAGTGTCTTCTAATGCTCTGAAAAATAGTCATGGTTAGCATAAAGGCACAATTTAATACTGACTCCCAGCTTTGCTTCCCAAACAGCTCCTTGTTCACTCAGGCCTTGAGCTGTTCTCAGACTACTCAAAGCAACAGAATGGTCTGAATCACAACACTGAGAGgctcaaaatttcattttaacttcTGCTGCTAACTTGaagcaattatttaaaataaatgctttaattGTTTATATTCCAGTTTAAATCTCAGCCTTGATTAGGCTCAGCAAGAATTTTAACAGTATCCTACATAAAGGCTCTGAAGGAACAAACATTATTTTGGTAACACCTGCATTCTGCACTAACATTCACAGTTCCTTCTacattcagaagaaatttcCTTTACTTCCATCACCATTTATCTTCAAGACCAGTTCATACTTTTATGAACTTTGGAATATTAGATGCCAACAGCTAAAAAATTAAACTACTTCCAAAAGAAAGTACAGGAAAAGTCAATGCTTGCTATGGCAGGCAAGttgatttttcattaaaaccaaATGCCTAGAACTTTCTTAAGTCAACATTTCAAAACCACCTCAGAGTTAGGCCTCAGAAAGGCTTTTATAAAAGCACCAATTGCAGAATACTTTATTTGCAATTGTTCTAGTGCATCCTCGTGTCCCACTTGGGGAAGTTCCAGAGTCTTTGTACCATCAGGGCACAAAACAACTCATGGCACGTCACATAATTTATGAGAGACAAGAATGGGAGCAATCTGGAGAGACATTCTTGATTTCAGTAGGAAGCTGATCCTTCTCTGCAAGTGGCAATCCTGACAAGTTTCTGCTTGTCTGCCTTACCACAGAACAGTTATTGTGAGATGCAGCTCTTTCCACACAAACACTCAcacaaaccaccaaaaccaacaGCAATATTGAAAACTGAGATGAGCGTGAACAGCCCAGTAAGAGAATTTTATCtctatatttaaattttacatgTCTTCACAGAACTAGCTTTCAGTAGCAATCAATTTGTAAGAAATGCTAATTTTCAAGCTGGAAAAACGGGGTCAAACTGCTACAGCTATAGAAGCataacacaaattaaaaaaacagctctgaaattAAGCAGTGAAAATTAACTTGTAAATCAATTCTTACAACCTCTTCAGCAAGGGGTTTTTAGGTAATCATCCCTGAAAAGCCAACAGGGTTATCACCAATAagtaaaaaaagttatttatttctcatACTCACTTCAGAAGCTCCAAAGTAATTGTTCCCCGAGGCTCTGCTTCTATACTCTTTCCCCAGAATTTTAGTTTGGGATAGATTGATCCATGAAATATGAAGTCCTTATTGAGGCCTTCAGAATAAAATGCACTAATAGGTGGGTGGTGGCTGACTTGTTCAGATATAAACCTAAATCCTAAATCCTCCCTGGCAACAACAAAAGAAGAGTATTAAATAGtaagtatatttttaatattgcaaGAGAAAAGAGttgatactttaaaaaaatgtgaagtaTTTTTAGATTAAACTGAAGgtgaaatttttccttttctagttCCATGACACATTTACAATTAATGAAATGAAAGGATTTCTACTCTGAACGCTTTCTTTTTATACCTCAAACCAGGTTTCTACCCAGAAAAGCATCTGAAGAAGTTTCACTGAAATAACTCATGAAAATACAGAGACCCCGTGGGCAGCATGAAAAGGTCTGACTGAAAATTCTTTACTCCACTGCAGACATATCACCCATTGATTTGAGGAAGCCGAAAGTCCTTCAGACTAATTTCTCTATCTGACATGATCaacaaaacaatatttaaattaattaatagtGTCTGTTCAGGAAGTGTCTTTGGTGGAAGAACATGAGCCAATTTTCCTCTAAATAATTCTCTGAATATTCTGCCTaaacttagaaataaaattattagcTTTTTAACAACTTCCCAGAAATTTTGAGGTAgtttgaagaaaagaattttagctatactctgaaatatattttactggTATTTTACTACAACCAAACCAGTGTGAGAGTCTGCTAACTCAAGAACacaaacaaccccagctcccaaTTTAAAGTAATTACTACCTGGTTAATTCATAGGTTTCTCCTAACAGCGGGTTAAATGGTTTGCCAGTTCTCTCCCACTGAGAAGCTACAGCAGAGACTGCAAAAGCAGCTACAGCCTGTAAGCAAATTAAGAACACATTGTTATGAGAATAGTGCATTAAAACTCTAAGTTGAATATATTATATTTGTTGCACATACAGTATTTTATTAGTATTCTACAAAGGAATTGCTTTATATTGTTTAAGGCCAAAACATTTGTAAGCCATGGGATAAATGATATAGAAGTGGGGAAATATAAGCACTTATTAAGAATCTCATTTCCaacaggaattattttctgtggtaAATTCTGCCAGGTTACATTCTGCCCCACCTACCTCTACGAGATCAGCCTGGTTTTTTAAATCTACTTTTCCCCACTTTGACTGTCCCCCACCCTCAGCTTGTTGGGAACAGAGCCTCGCTTTCCTAGTGCCAGGAAAGAACTATTTCAGCACAGACGTGACTTCTTGAACCATGCCAGCAGGTTCAGGTGACACTGAGGAgctcctgcaggctgggaaaTGGAGGTATGGACCCCACAAACACAGGATCCAAGATAAACACTCCAGTTTCACTTAAATAAATCAGAGCTGTGAGCAATACCAGCATAACCTGATGCACACAGGTGTCACCATATTCACTTCCTTGGTGTGAGACCAGCCAGGTACTATATCCTAATCCCAGTAACACCcagttttggagaaaaaaagagaagcaaaagttGGCTCTGTCACAACAATTTTTCATCCATAACTTCAAAATCATGAGGCCACTCAACAAAGCAATTTAGAGTGACATGAAGCCAAGATTTCATCCTCACAActataaaaccacaaaaagggTCACAGTTAAATGAATTGAGATCCTTGGGCATGGTCAGTTGTGGCACTTTCCTGCTCTAGACTTTTGTTTCAAACTCTGTGCACAGCATGGAGTGTGAAAGTGTCACAAATATTCGATACAGCCACTACGAAAGAAGAAACTCATCTAGACAGACAAATTGGGCATTCTTACGGTAGCCCCTGAGAAAGAAATACACTGAAGTGAGAAATTATCTTAAAATCAAAgaccatgagaaaaaaaaaccaacttctGAACTACCCAGAAGGTGGTAGGGGTTCTTACCTGCATTCTTTCCAGGGGATCTGCATGACTACAAGCCTTATTAATGAGGTATATATGCTCCATATATTCTGTTATCCTTTGAAGGAAACTCAAGGGCTCGTTGAAGACAATGGGCATCGTAATCTTGGACAGCTCCTACATAACCAAAGGGCAGGTTCACTTCTTAGACACAACACTAAGTTAACAACTGGCAACAAcaagaattttcaaaataagttGTGGGTGAGTTTATTTATAGTATTCCTCAAAGGATATTTGGCAAGCCTGGAGCAGACCTCCAAATGCTACAGCTGGAAGCATTGCAGAACCCTACTTGCAATCTCAAATAACAACTTAAAATATTGATCCAGCTAACCTAATAAATTCCCAGAGAATGCTACCTTCTCTGCTGTGGTCTGTGTAAAGCAGAAGAGGTTAAAACTTCCATAGGTAGCAGCAATAATGTGCTaacccagctctgtgctgataCTCAAGTGCCACACACTCCTTGGAAACCCTCACAGGCTTATTTGCATAAAATCTATCCATTGTACTGCAGCaaccacaaattattttttgaaaggaaCATTTACATAAAGAATAGTACTTGAATTGCTCTACCAGATTTTAGTGACTTTATTTAAGCAACCTGTTATTTGTGTCAGACCATTTCTGGTTTCACATGTGGATACAAGACAGACACGAAGTTCACGCAGAGATTTCCAATTCCCCCGGTCTTTTACTATACCCAAGCAAATTTGGCTGTTTAATTACGAAGTTGCACTTGTGACTGAGCATTAAAGCATTAATGTAAGTGCTTAAAACTTAAGAGAAAGCAGAAGGCCACCAGATGAAGCTAATGCAACATTTTCCTCACCTTGGCACAGGCagtaagggaagaaaaatgttaaccTTAACCGACTTAAACTGATTTGGTCCAGGCAAAAGGTTCTA belongs to Corvus moneduloides isolate bCorMon1 chromosome 17, bCorMon1.pri, whole genome shotgun sequence and includes:
- the OSBPL2 gene encoding oxysterol-binding protein-related protein 2 isoform X2; translated protein: MLDLDPHQSSRTGKHNGETEIQENGIKRHRTSLPAPMFSRSDFSVWSILKKCIGLELSKITMPIVFNEPLSFLQRITEYMEHIYLINKACSHADPLERMQAVAAFAVSAVASQWERTGKPFNPLLGETYELTREDLGFRFISEQVSHHPPISAFYSEGLNKDFIFHGSIYPKLKFWGKSIEAEPRGTITLELLKHNEAYTWTNPTCCVHNVIIGKLWLEQYGVVEIVNHSTGDKCVLNFKPCGLFGKELHRVEGYIQDKHRKKLCVIYGKWTECLWCTDPTTYETYKKSEKRGGEQKKKSSEEDIKSENDEADDMPEVQDTVQFIPGSKLLWRINCRPPNSSQMYNFTSFAVSLNELEKGMEATLAPTDCRLRPDIRNMENGNMDVASKEKERLEEKQRAARKERAKDEVEWHTRWFHQGTNPYTGTPDWLYSGGYFDRNFSDCPDIY
- the OSBPL2 gene encoding oxysterol-binding protein-related protein 2 isoform X1 encodes the protein MNSEEEFYDAVTGFDSDNSSGDFSEANHKVPEMLDLDPHQSSRTGKHNGETEIQENGIKRHRTSLPAPMFSRSDFSVWSILKKCIGLELSKITMPIVFNEPLSFLQRITEYMEHIYLINKACSHADPLERMQAVAAFAVSAVASQWERTGKPFNPLLGETYELTREDLGFRFISEQVSHHPPISAFYSEGLNKDFIFHGSIYPKLKFWGKSIEAEPRGTITLELLKHNEAYTWTNPTCCVHNVIIGKLWLEQYGVVEIVNHSTGDKCVLNFKPCGLFGKELHRVEGYIQDKHRKKLCVIYGKWTECLWCTDPTTYETYKKSEKRGGEQKKKSSEEDIKSENDEADDMPEVQDTVQFIPGSKLLWRINCRPPNSSQMYNFTSFAVSLNELEKGMEATLAPTDCRLRPDIRNMENGNMDVASKEKERLEEKQRAARKERAKDEVEWHTRWFHQGTNPYTGTPDWLYSGGYFDRNFSDCPDIY